In a genomic window of Brettanomyces nanus chromosome 1, complete sequence:
- the MEU1 gene encoding S-methyl-5-thioadenosine phosphorylase, whose product MSELAHEFREPVTLAIIGGTGLYRLQALKPIAKLSVSTPWGMPSSQITIARTKTGFPIAFLTRHGPHHDLQPSDIPYRANIAALKKIGVKVILAFSAVGSLQEHIKPRDFVIPNQIIDRTKGIRKSTFFERGFVAHAGFGEPFDPKLNKIIGNHCSDILEGDGVRLHTKETEKRDVTLVCMEGPAFSTRAESQLYKSWGGAVINMSCIPEAKLAREAEIAYQMICMSTDYDAWNESEEPVTVEQVVGNLQANSDNAHKVAEKLIQILEPKIASGEVGSDLSGSMKFSVSTKPPARDRRANIRMHYLFPNYWPLE is encoded by the coding sequence ATGTCTGAACTTGCGCATGAATTTAGAGAACCCGTGACTCTGGCAATTATCGGTGGTACAGGCTTGTACAGACTTCAGGCATTAAAGCCGATTGCTAAGCTCAGCGTTTCCACCCCATGGGGCATGCCTTCATCCCAAATCACCATTGCCAGAACCAAAACTGGATTTCCAATAGCCTTTTTGACAAGGCATGGCCCTCACCACGATCTCCAGCCATCTGATATACCTTATAGGGCCAATATTGCTGCTCTCAAGAAGATCGGTGTTAAGGTTATCCTTGCTTTCAGCGCCGTTGGCTCATTGCAAGAGCACATTAAACCACGTGACTTTGTTATTCCAAACCAGATTATCGATCGTACTAAAGGTATTAGAAAATCCACCTTTTTTGAGAGAGGCTTTGTGGCTCATGCAGGCTTTGGTGAGCCATTTGACCCTAAACTTAACAAGATTATCGGTAACCACTGCTCTGACATCTTGGAAGGAGATGGTGTTAGATTACATACCAAGGAGACCGAGAAAAGAGATGTCACTTTAGTCTGCATGGAAGGTCCAGCATTTTCTACTAGAGCGGAGTCACAACTCTACAAATCTTGGGGAGGTGCTGTTATAAACATGTCCTGTATCCCAGAAGCCAAGTTGGCTAGAGAAGCAGAGATCGCTTACCAAATGATCTGCATGTCCACAGACTATGACGCCTGGAATGAGTCCGAAGAGCCTGTGACCGTGGAGCAAGTTGTTGGTAACTTACAGGCGAATAGTGATAACGCTCATAAAGTGGCCGAGAAACTTATCCAGATCTTGGAACCTAAAATTGCATCTGGTGAGGTCGGTAGCGATCTTTCCGGAAGCATGAAATTTTCTGTTAGTACAAAACCTCCTGCCAGAGATAGACGTGCCAATATTAGGATGCACTACTTATTCCCTAATTATTGGCCGTTGGAGTAG
- a CDS encoding uncharacterized protein (BUSCO:EOG093447KW): MSLVNLANLCCHLQNCTMARLPLAKVPYTRLHLQIALGLYKEGFISSVQRGSINGPDITAVDVTPDNISTRRLWLGLKYRNNKPVLSNLHLISKPNRRVKLTNEELKHFASGNRIRFIPPVKPDEVVFVRTDKNEVLNLFEAVKKSREGELLCRAS; encoded by the coding sequence ATGTCTTTGGTTAACTTGGCAAACTTATGTTGTCACTTACAAAACTGCACAATGGCCAGACTCCCATTGGCTAAGGTGCCGTATACAAGACTTCATCTACAGATAGCTTTGGGCCTTTACAAAGAGGGGTTCATTTCCTCAGTGCAAAGGGGTTCCATTAATGGCCCAGATATCACAGCAGTGGATGTCACTCCTGACAATATTTCGACAAGAAGACTATGGCTGGGATTAAAATACAGAAACAACAAGCCGGTGCTATCAAATCTTCATTTGATCTCTAAGCCAAACAGACGAGTCAAATTGACAAATGAGGAACTCAAGCATTTTGCTTCGGGAAATAGAATTAGGTTCATTCCGCCTGTTAAGCCGGACGAAGTTGTGTTTGTGAGGACCGATAAGAATGAAGTGCTGAACTTGTTTGAAGCTGTGAAGAAGTCACGCGAAGGAGAACTACTATGCAGAGCTTCATAA
- a CDS encoding uncharacterized protein (EggNog:ENOG41), whose amino-acid sequence MLRNFFGKYISSGTAVPFVSIKRTSCARVHSMTQRKPRIVRRMYSSGFKNDDGMNNKFFARWFIIVALFGTAVFVKIAHSIKEDKHNTTFKNKNKSYSPEEWQERIADIKKKRFSFTSGEEFYLFPFPPNSSNSADQLVKKLGGQESVGVIDLNQLIKEQLEDPNSQFGRLLNDTLDKEDDKLDACHYKFTYVLAPGVFTQLVKDRALKLREENSKISRYVVLNYPNTIEEAVKFEQKVATVTKLLFSGKEPKDNNIVDYFSTVDKVQSVDKIPKMEPKLISRDIVPEKLEQISPADSLDEKPGENSSMIRRAQYKLRQMGEPIRRYGENDKDVIDRLSQLIKH is encoded by the coding sequence ATGCTAAGAAATTTCTTTGGAAAATACATTTCTTCAGGCACAGCTGTTCCTTTTGTATCCATTAAAAGGACATCATGTGCTCGTGTGCATTCAATGACTCAAAGGAAGCCTCGAATAGTGAGAAGAATGTATTCATCGGGAttcaaaaatgatgatggtatGAATAATAAATTCTTTGCTCGATGGTTTATTATCGTGGCTCTTTTTGGTACTGCTGTATTTGTGAAAATTGCGCATAGTATCAAAGAGGACAAGCACAATACTACATTCAAGAATAAAAACAAGTCTTATTCACCAGAAGAATGGCAGGAGCGTATTGCtgatatcaagaagaagcgCTTTTCGTTTACTTCGGGTGAAGAATTCTACCTCTTTCCCTTTCCACCGAATTCTTCGAACAGTGCTGATCAGCTTGTCAAGAAGTTGGGTGGCCAAGAAAGCGTAGGTGTCATTGATCTTAATCAGTTAATTAAGGAGCAATTGGAGGACCCTAATTCGCAGTTTGGTCGGTTATTAAATGATACGCTAGataaggaagatgataaattgGATGCTTGTCATTATAAGTTCACCTATGTTTTAGCTCCTGGTGTGTTTACACAGCTAGTTAAGGACAGGGCTTTGAAACTGCGTGAAGAAAATTCCAAGATTTCTCGATATGTGGTGTTGAACTACCCAAACACCATTGAGGAAGCTGTAAAATTTGAGCAGAAGGTTGCCACCGTGACGAAATTGTTGTTCTCTGGTAAAGAGCCGAAAGACAATAATATAGTTGATTACTTCAGCACTGTCGATAAAGTTCAAAGTGTTGATAAGATACCAAAAATGGAGCCAAAGTTGATTTCCCGTGATATAGTTCCCGAAAAGCTTGAGCAGATATCACCTGCCGATTCTCTCGATGAGAAACCAGGTGAGAACTCCTCTATGATCAGAAGAGCTCAGTATAAACTTAGACAAATGGGAGAGCCCATTCGAAGGTACGGTGAGAATGACAAAGACGTTATCGACAGGTTATCACAACTCATAAAGCATTAG